Below is a genomic region from Candidatus Hydrogenedentota bacterium.
CCCGCGTGCGCCACGCGGAGACGGAGCTTGAACTCTCGCAGAGCCAAGACCGTTTCTACCGCCTGTTTTATGAAGCGACCGAGGGCATCGTATTGGCGGAGGCTGAGTCGGGCGAAATCATCGACTGCAATCAGGCATTCGTCCATATGAGCGGCTATCGGCGCGAGGAATTGCAGGGCCGGCCGCAAATGATGCTGCATCCCGAGACCGAGCGCAAGGGACAATTCAGCCGCTCTTTCGCGGAGCATCGATCGACCACGGGAGGCGCGCTCTTGTCTGCAGACCTGTTGTGTAAGGATGGCAGCATCAAGCAGGTGGAGATTAAGGCCAGCTCGTTGGAGTTCGGAGGACGAAGGATTATCCAGGGGTTCTTCCGCGACGTCTCCACGGAGTTGCAGCACCGGAGGGAGCGCGAATCTAATTTGCGTCTGCTCCAACTGGTGAACGAAAACACGGAAACCACCGACCTAATCCGCGCAGTCACGGGGCACTTGCAGGAATGGATGGAGTGCGAGGCGGTTGGAATTCGACTACAGCAGGGAGAGGACTTTCCCTATTTCGAGACGTGCGGGTTCTCGAAAGAATTTGTACGTACCGAGCAATTTCTGTGCGCGCGAGACAGCGCGGGCGAGATACTCCGCAACGCTGAGGGCAATCCAATCTTGGATTGCATGTGCGGCAACGTGATTCAAGGCCGATTCGATCCATCGAAACCGTTCTTCACGGAGAAGGGCAGCTTCTGGACGAACAGCACGAGCGAGTTGCTCGCAAGCACAACCGAAGACGACCTCCAGGCGCGAACGCGTAACCGATGCAACGGAGAGGGGTACGAGTCGGTCGCCTTGATACCGTTGCGTTACGGCGCGCGGACCCTGGGACTCCTGCAATTCAACGACCGCCGGAAGAACCTGTTCACCCCAGAGTTGATTGCCTTCATCGAGAACGCAGCCGACCAGATTGCGGTAGCGTTGGCGCAGCGCGAAGCGCAAAGAGCGCTACGGATTAGCGAGCAGCGTTTCCGCGATGTAAGTCACGCGGCCGGTGAGTTCATCTGGGAATTGGACGTAGATACCCGCTTCGCCTACTTGAGCGAACGGGTCGAGAGTATCTTGGGGTACCGGCCCGAAGAGCTGATCGGGACGAGCTTCTTGGAACTTGTGGGACCGGCTGAGCGAATGGAGTTGGAGCGGTTCTTTCGGGAGCACGTGCAGTCCCGAGATGCGGTGCGCGATTTGGCGATATGCATGCGCGCCAAAGGAGACCGTCCGGTTTGGCTGCAGATAAGCGGACTTCCTATTCTCGACGCTGCGGGAGAGTTGCAGGGGTTTCGCGGAGCCGCAATGGACGTGACCGAACGCAAACTGGGCGAGATTGAGACGCGCAAACTGGAAGCCCAGTTGTTTCAGGCGCAAAAGATGGAATCGATCGGACGACTTGCGGGAGGCGTGGCGCACGACTTCAACAACATGCTTTCCATCATCCTCGGTTATTCACAGTTCGCGCTGAAACGTATCGACAAAACCGATCCTATCTACGGCGACCTTCAAGAAATCCTAAACGCGGTGAGGCGTTCGAGCGATCTGACGCGTCAATTGCTGGCATTCGCGCGCCAACAGACAACACAGCCCCGCGTACTCGATCTGAACGACACAATCTCCGGAATGTTCAAGATGTTGCGAAGACTCATCGGTGAGAACGTCGAGCTCGTCTGGGTGCCGGGCGCCGAGGTCTGGCAGGTCTTCATGGATCCGTCGCAGCTCGATCAAGTGCTCGCAAATCTCACCGTGAATGCCCGCGATGCCATCGCAAGAAACGGTGTGATCACGATCCACACGGCCAACGCCACCTTGGGCGAGGAACAACGTCCGGACGATCCATCGTTTGTTCCCGGCGACTACGTAGTCGTCAGCGTAACGGACACCGGATCGGGAATTCCCGATGAGGCGATAGAACACATCTTCGAGCCGTTCTTCACGACAAAGGAATCGGGCAAAGGCACAGGCCTTGGATTGTCTACCGTGTACGGAATCGTGAAGCAAAACGGCGGATTCATCGATGTGAACAGCACGATCGGCAGCGGGACTACATTCAACGTCTACCTGCCTCGAAGCGAGAACACGCCGAAAGATGTGACGGGGCCGTCCACCGAAATGGCACCGCCCAGCGGCACCGAAACGGTTCTACTGGTTGAGGACGAGGAAAGCGTTTTGAGCTTGCTCCGTCGAGGACTCCGGGGATTGGGATACAACGTCTTGTCCGCGACTACGCCGCTGCAGGCCGTACACATTGCCAAGAACCACGTCGGACCGTTGGATCTGTTGCTGACGGACACAATCATGCCGGAGATGAACGGGCGCGAACTGGTGCAACAACTTACGGCGTCGCGCCCGGAGTTGAAGTACATTTACATGTCCGGATATCCCGCGGATGTGATTTCAAAGCAGGGGATTCTCGCCGAAGGCGCTCCTTTCATTCATAAGCCATTCTCGATTGAAAGCATGGCGAAAGAGATTCGTCGCGTGCTCGACGGACGACAGGACTCCAACTGAATTCGCCCTGATGTGCACAAGCCGCCGACGCTGCTGAGCGCCGGCGACTTGTGCTCACAAACGAGCGCGCACGACTCCACGACTAATGGGTTGGCTACGTTACTTCTTCTCGGGGAGCCACGTCACGTAGTGGTTACCGCTTTGGCCTGCGCTGGACAAATCTACCAGAGGCAGCACGGTTCCATCGGCGGCTTTCAAATTGAACAGTACCCACGGCGGCAACGCGCCGGAGATTGGCTGCGGCTCGAAGGTCAACTTGGCCGTGTCGATTACAGGCAGATTGTTAGGATCGAGATCGCTGTAGCGGCCATCAAACGTCATCAACAGCGGACCACGGAATACCGAGACGCGCCCCTCGTAGTTCTTTTCACCGCGCCAGAGACGGGGCGTGAAATCGAATTCGATCGTGATTACGTCGCCTGCTTTCCACGCGCGCTTCAGTTCGGCGTAAGTCTCCGGCTTCACGTTGGCAACCCGTTCGCCGTTGACGGCGATCTTCGTGTCGGCGGACCAGAAGGGTATCCGCAACCACAGCG
It encodes:
- a CDS encoding PAS domain S-box protein produces the protein MSSRRRYSEATSIPLRTVLVYTTAAALWIALSDTLVAHISPNPQWATVMSMLKGWGFVAVTALLLYVSLSRWLRRLAQETSDHLQDLERLNAVQNALQDGLIVFRAVREGGRIVDFRYEYLNAGAELLLGRNGLNGRTLLEAFPGVKNHAAMEQMIHVVETGEPATADYLYDADGLHNWFSHTCVKLDDGVVLLFQDISGRKAAEGELRKLSRAVEQSPASIVITNAEGDIEYVNPKFCEITGYTRGEVIGKNPRVLKSGEMPESKYKALWKALTSGQEWRGEFHNRKKSGELFWELASISPIVDADGSITHFIAVKEDITERKRSEEELRRMNRALRALSECNEALVRPTDEQHLLEDVCRIVHEVGGYVFVWVGLAEDDANKTLRPVAWAGREEGFLSQVRFSWSEESDLGRGPMGKAVRTGSIQVLQDLAASPEYAPWFAEASKRGYASGIYFPLLGDNGAMGILAILSDEKGRYQEEEIRLLEELAGDLAFGMRTLRARVRHAETELELSQSQDRFYRLFYEATEGIVLAEAESGEIIDCNQAFVHMSGYRREELQGRPQMMLHPETERKGQFSRSFAEHRSTTGGALLSADLLCKDGSIKQVEIKASSLEFGGRRIIQGFFRDVSTELQHRRERESNLRLLQLVNENTETTDLIRAVTGHLQEWMECEAVGIRLQQGEDFPYFETCGFSKEFVRTEQFLCARDSAGEILRNAEGNPILDCMCGNVIQGRFDPSKPFFTEKGSFWTNSTSELLASTTEDDLQARTRNRCNGEGYESVALIPLRYGARTLGLLQFNDRRKNLFTPELIAFIENAADQIAVALAQREAQRALRISEQRFRDVSHAAGEFIWELDVDTRFAYLSERVESILGYRPEELIGTSFLELVGPAERMELERFFREHVQSRDAVRDLAICMRAKGDRPVWLQISGLPILDAAGELQGFRGAAMDVTERKLGEIETRKLEAQLFQAQKMESIGRLAGGVAHDFNNMLSIILGYSQFALKRIDKTDPIYGDLQEILNAVRRSSDLTRQLLAFARQQTTQPRVLDLNDTISGMFKMLRRLIGENVELVWVPGAEVWQVFMDPSQLDQVLANLTVNARDAIARNGVITIHTANATLGEEQRPDDPSFVPGDYVVVSVTDTGSGIPDEAIEHIFEPFFTTKESGKGTGLGLSTVYGIVKQNGGFIDVNSTIGSGTTFNVYLPRSENTPKDVTGPSTEMAPPSGTETVLLVEDEESVLSLLRRGLRGLGYNVLSATTPLQAVHIAKNHVGPLDLLLTDTIMPEMNGRELVQQLTASRPELKYIYMSGYPADVISKQGILAEGAPFIHKPFSIESMAKEIRRVLDGRQDSN